In the Anolis sagrei isolate rAnoSag1 chromosome 1, rAnoSag1.mat, whole genome shotgun sequence genome, GATCAGTTATACCAAGGAGCCCCATAGCTTCACCCTGTTTTCTGTCTTCCAGGTTCATTGCTGTCTCTATCCCACTGAACTACAACCGTCGGCAAATCGATCTGCGGCAAACGGTTCTCATCTCCACCACCTGGATCTTTGCATTTGCTGTGGCCTCCCCAGTCATTTTTGGCCTAAACAATGTTCCAAACCGGGACCCCACTTTGTGTCAGCTGGAGGATAACAACTACATTGTGTACTCTTCCATCTGCTCCTTCTTCATTCCTTGTCCTGTCATGCTGGTCCTCTACTGTGCCATGTTCCAAGGACTTCGGCGTTGGGAGGAGGCTCGGAAGGCCAAGCTGAAGAGCAGCATTTATTTGGGGAATAGGCGGCTGTATTGTCCACCACCTGTCATTGAGAGGAACCAAAGTGGGATTAGGTTGCAGGAGAACAACCTATATGCACGCTCTGAATGCTCTTATCCTAAGGATTACATGAACAATGGTATTCAGACTATAACCTGTCCACACCTCAAATATCCACCACATGGAGGACTCAAAAGGAAGCCAGCCAAAATCAATGGCCGGGAAAGAAAAGCCATGAAAGTGCTGCCAGTTGTGGTTGGTAAGTGTTCACTGCTTGAAGTTATTAACCAGATTGAGAGTTACCAGACTggtgaaaaaaaggggggggggggttctagggGGCTTGTGTTTTTTAAGGGATGCAGCTATAGagcaaaacatttgaaaatacatgaCAACATATATATGCCTTTTTTGTCCCCATGTGTTGTGGTCTCTTGACCCCCAAAGTGCTgggaacacacacacaggctgtcAGCTGTCAACTGTCAGTTTTTCTCCTGAGAGATGCTCTGTAACCTTTTAACAGTAGTATAGCAAACTGAAATTGAACAGGGAAATCTTCTTCACCGCTACCACTCCAAACTAGGAATCATTTTCTTTTCATGGACCTGCTGATTATTACTACAAGGGAACACAGTTTTTCCAGAGCAGACATCTCAAGTGCTTGGTAAATTCATACAGATTTCATTGAATACAATTCACATAAGcgttcatagactcatagaattgtagaattggAAGGTGCTCCCAAGAGTCATCTAGTCAATCCTCTACCAGTTCAGGAATACACAGCTTAGGTGTCCCTGAAAGATTACCATCCAACCTTttatttaaaagtctccaaaaaagTCTATGTTACTATCAAATAAATCAGAAGTTTCTTCCCAattttttattaaaatctttCAAAAAATCAAAACCATAAGAGAAGAGAGAGTTCATATATTGTTAGGTCTTTGAGCAAATCAGTAGTCAGTTTCTAAATGAAGATGTTTATTTGGGATTCCAGGAGCTGTTCTCCAAAATGCAGCTTTTCTAAGCTCTGGTTCCTTGGGCCAACCAATTAAATGAACCTTAATAGCAAGTCCACTGATGTAAATCTGAGGACTTGGAAATGTCTATCCTGGTCAAAATGTTTCAGATAATGGGATGGCATGCCAATTAAAACTTTAAATGTCATCACCAATATTGGGGGGAGGAGCTTAGAAACACACAGGTAGATATTAATATGGTATAGAaccggcatgggcaaactaaggcccgcaggccGGATGCGGCACACTGGGCACTTACTTCAGGCCCTgacctcttggcataaggacacggTGGTCTGTCCTTATGTCAaaaagatggaggaggaaggcacatagcagccgagagccctctggagcgctGTCAACCACTGTTGTCTCacctcctccccccgccccctcacCTCAGCATAAGGATGGTGTGAGcgaccccatccttatgccgagaggatggctcaaggaaggcacacagcagccaAGAGCCCCTGGAGTATACTCAGTCACCATCTGTTTCTCCCTTctcccagcataatgccaagaggacagcctgaagattaggggaggaggatgggaaGGAGGCTGGGGCAGTGGCCCTGTGTCCCGTCTTCcttccagcataaggatgggacaagcagccctgtccttatgctgggaggacaacctgaggatgacccaggccctgcccttCCCCCTCCTGGGCCCATCCTTTCCTGGGCCCTCCCCACCCAGCGTGTGCCCggctccccttcctcctgacccaGCATCCCAACAAGGCCCACAATGGAGCCCCAAGgtaaaaaagtttgcccatgcctagtatagaAGCTCTCTGATCACCTTAACCCCGAGAAGAAACCTAGGAGTACTGTGTGTCCAAGATTCTAACTTGTTTTTAAAGGCAGCCTCGCTTAAAGCAGATTACAGTACTTTAGTCAGGGATGAACTGCTGTACCAAGGGATGAATATTTGTACCAAAATGTGTTCCCTACAGACTGAAAAAGGCATCCTGGCTGGCATATAGTGATGCCTGCACTCTTATAGATATCTGGTACTTGAGAGCAATCCATTGCAACAGTGTTGGTCACATATCTCAGTGTAGAACAGCGGATCCCTCTGCCCTTAGTAGTTCTGCTTAAATGTCCCTTCAGAATTCCCTCCGTGGTCCACTGAGTTAAGTAGCACAAGCAATAGAGAGGGATAATTCAAGTGATAAGCAGCAGGAATCTTTCAGCAGGTAACTCTTTCAGATATTTCAGTCGTGCTTAATTTCATGCATGATTCATCCCCCTCGAGATCTATCCAGACTCCCCCTTTCAGATTTTGAAGCTCTAGACTCTgacaaaagaaagaaattaagGATCCCAACCTTTTGTGCGGCATTCTGCTTCTGTATATATGTATCAGTGCTGTTAGCATCTTTTTCAAGTCACAGAAACATTTCAAGCTCAGCTGAGGAACAGGGGAATAGCTTCCCTTGTTACCTGCAGAGAGTTGACAGAAGAGGAAAGAATGTGAATGAGCTGAGTTTgagctgcttctctctctctcttgctaacTAAAGCGTAGCATAATCAACAGCAGGCAAAATTGTTTATAGTGGTAGAGTGTACTGTAATAGCCTATGGCATATTTTGAATTTCTGTGGTTGTGGAATATGCACTGTGACAGCAGATGCCACCCATTTCAACAGGGGATCAAGAATACACTCATCCTAAAAATGTATTACTCCAAACCCACAATGTGCTTATCATAATTCTTTTCTTAAAGTGTCTGTATTTCATAATTTCTGAAAAATCCTACCTAGTAAAATGCCAGATCACAACCAGAGTAGTAACTTTGTCCAATAATCCGT is a window encoding:
- the DRD4 gene encoding D(4) dopamine receptor isoform X2: MGSNGTEGGPSNASTPAACPTPPAEPEHNFAALAFGVFLILFIIGGNLLVCLSVCTEKALKTTTNYFIVSLAVADLLLAILVLPLFVYSEFQGGVWSLSTALCDALMTMDVMLCTASIFNLCAISVDRFIAVSIPLNYNRRQIDLRQTVLISTTWIFAFAVASPVIFGLNNVPNRDPTLCQLEDNNYIVYSSICSFFIPCPVMLVLYCAMFQGLRRWEEARKAKLKSSIYLGNRRLYCPPPVIERNQSGIRLQENNLYARSECSYPKDYMNNGIQTITCPHLKYPPHGGLKRKPAKINGRERKAMKVLPVVVERGLHYMAIIEFSMA